In Alosa alosa isolate M-15738 ecotype Scorff River chromosome 23, AALO_Geno_1.1, whole genome shotgun sequence, a single window of DNA contains:
- the rnd3a gene encoding rho family GTPase 3a, producing the protein MKERRSCQKPSLKSGMDSSQSVKCKIVVVGDSQCGKTALLHVFAKDCFPENYVPTVFENYTASFEIDTQRIELSLWDTSGSPYYDNVRPLSYPDSDAVLICFDISRPETLDSVLKKWKGEIQEFCPNTKMLLVGCKSDLRTDLTTLVELSNHRQTPVSYDQGSNMAKQISAPYIECSALQSENSVRDIFHVATLACVNKNSKNVKRNKSSRATKRISHMPSRPDLSAVSSDLRKDKAKSCSVM; encoded by the exons ATGAAGGAGAGAAGATCTTGCCAAAAGCCATCACTGAAATCCGGGATGGATAGCTCACAGAGTGTGAAATGCAAGATAGTGGTCGTAGGGGATAGCCAGTGTGGCAAGACGGCTCTACTTCACGTGTTCGCCAAGGACTGCTTTCCAGAG AACTATGTCCCGACGGTGTTTGAGAATTACACGGCCAGTTTTGAAATCGACACGCAAAGGATTGAACTGAGCCTGTGGGATACTTCAG GTTCTCCGTACTATGACAACGTGAGGCCTCTCTCGTACCCCGACTCCGACGCTGTCCTCATCTGTTTCGATATCAGCAGACCAGAGACGCTGGACAGTGTGCtcaaaaag TGGAAAGGAGAGATCCAGGAGTTCTGCCCTAACACAAAGATGCTCCTTGTGGGCTGCAAGTCGGACCTGCGGACGGACCTCACCACGCTCGTGGAGCTGTCCAATCACAGGCAAACGCCAGTGTCATATGACCAG GGTTCCAACATGGCCAAGCAGATCTCGGCGCCCTACATTGAGTGTTCCGCCCTGCAGTCGGAGAACAGCGTGCGGGACATTTTCCACGTGGCCACCTTGGCCTGCGTCAACAAGAACAGCAAGAACGTCAAGCGGAACAAATCCTCCCGGGCCACCAAGCGGATTTCCCACATGCCGAGCCGCCCGGATCTCTCCGCCGTGAGCTCTGACCTCCGCAAAGACAAAGCCAAGAGCTGCTCGGTCATGTGA